In Sciurus carolinensis chromosome 8, mSciCar1.2, whole genome shotgun sequence, the genomic stretch ttcatctttttttagcATCGTCCTATTATATGCTTATTTGAgtaatgtatgtttttaaattccccaaaggactaaaaatagAACTTAATGAAATACCAAATAGATTGTTTTACTTCAAAGTCTGTTTCCTACATGTTTCCTTCAcaggaggctttttttttttttttttttttaaagcaaagctGAGCCATACCCTGCTAGCTCACGTGGATTAAAAGCATCTCTAGTACATGCCTCCCCTCATTCCTGGAAGCATCCCCTTTCctacttttcctttctgttagcatcatttctctttatatctttcattttgaCTTGATACATGACATGCATCTTTGTGAGCTGACGATTTATACCTGATGCAGAGTATTaattcatgttttcttatttgtttttcctgaatTCATCTGGAGATCTTTGGTGAAAGATCTGGTTATGAAAGCAGAGAACTTTCGATGGATATGAGGAAATTCTCCTCTGTGAAAACATGAAGCATTCTTAGGGCTGGGAAACCCTACTAGgtgacagaaaaggaaatatgtgtcacTTGTAAGACATAAGATTCCTCTGGACACATGCAGGTGCAcctgagtgtgtatgtgtgagcaTGTGAGTGCATTTTTATAGGACTGCACCTGTCCTGTGGCCTCGAGATACCCACGGCCAGGACCTCCATGCAATAATTATCCTGAGCAGGTGGCTGAAAAGATACACTGCTACTGGAAGTAGGAACTCTAATTTGGAATCCTTTATGGTGATCTAGAGATTAATATTGAAAACTTGCAGGTAAAGACAAATAAGGCAAATAACTTCTATTTCTCACTGAGGTCAGTAATTAAAAGTGAAATCAAAGTAGGCTTTTATCATGtcagattttcttttaatgtgttgggaatctcagaaatgaaagataatatGTGAAAGAGGGATGAGTTGGGATATTAGATGTTAAATCCTACTATAATCCTTAATCTTAGACTTtgacaaagcaagaaaataagaaacatgaTAACGATGACAATTAGCATGTCCCCAGTAGATCCTATGTATGATGTATACATCCCAGGGTACCACAAACAGTACATACCAGCATCTTAACCTCCATTTGAGGGATGCTGAATCTCAGTCTTGTAGCAAAAGTTCACTCAGCTCATGTGAGGGGGTCTACATCCAAATATGAGCTCTGGATTTTTCCAAGGAAAGTACTCTTTCTATTCAGTTATGTATTAAATAAACAATCCAGTAAAAAATTCAGTACAAAGAGTTTTTTATTGACATTGTaagaaacattgttttttttttttttttttttttttttttctttgttacaaAAGGACTAAGTGGTTCTGAAAGTCAAGGTAGAGTTCATCTGTGTCTGGGCTGCAgtgctctgggctccaggtgggcGTGGAGCATGGAGCGGCTGCAGGCTTTTCCACGGAAGGCCCGGGGTTGGTCACATCTGAACGCTATGCCTACAATACTTAAATGTATTtacatgtgtttctttttaaaaaggattacacattttattttttaaaaatctaaaaaaggtgaaaaaaacgAACTTGTATTTTATCTTACACATTTGCAGGATACACAAGGGTAACTTGTCAGAAGAGAACATCCTCCTATCGGTTCAAAATAACACAGGAAACCAGGTTACAAGACAGCTTAGACTGCTACAGTCACTCGCCTGCCTGTGGGCCACTGAGCACACAGCCTCTGTGCGCTGATTGGGCCACACCAACTGGTCCCTCTCATTGACAAGATCAACATAAAATAAGGCACATACATCTCAAGAATCAAAACTTCGTGGCTCAAGAGGATGAGCAATGTGTGAGGAGCATGGGGGTGGTTTAATctgttctttagaaaaataaaacaaaaatggcttGAAAAACAAAAACGTGTTAAAGGCAGATGTTAAACAAGAGTACCATGTATGAGCTGCATTTTTATTAAAGAGTAAGTGGTGACATTAATGAGTAGATGCTATCGCTCTAAATGCAGAGGTCAGAGAAATGGAAGGAATGTTGGAGGTTGTGGGTGGGTCCCTCTATGTGAGATGACAGGTCTGCAGAAATCCCTTGACCCCACAGGCTACTTCTAAGTGAACTGGCAAGACCTTCCTTCCATTTGACTGTCAATATAGATCATCAAAATCCTGGGAAAgcactttcttcttccctcccttctgaAGTTTCCATATTGAGAGGCCAAATATTAAATTGAAACGTGTGTCTCCTACAAGTCCAAAACCAGCAGCAAGGAAAACaagaatggagaagaaaattaaaggaagggGGAAACCCGGAGAGTAAGTAACCTGAAACCAGAGGGAAAAGCAGAACAATAGGATGACAACAGTCCTGGTCCCCTTTGCTGTCTGTCCCTTCAAAAAGGACAAAATTGGAAAGTGGGAGATTATGGTAACCCAGAAATGAAGGTCCCATTCAAAAATACTACCAGGAAAGAATTCTGCTGGAAGAGAGATCAGTGTGGCAGGACCCAGGATCCTTGCTCAGGAGTAGGGAAAAGATGGGGCCATAACAGCATTCAAGATAAACCTAGTACCTGAACACTGTGAGGTCTGTGGAAAAATGAGGTTCAGGGAACAGATCGTTGATTTTGTACAAAGAAGGTGACCTGTCTGAGGAATAGAGTAAAAGCCTTGCTTTTCAGCTGAAAAGCAATAGAAACTCTACTGTCCTGAGCTCAGATCAgtagttttcttttgcttatgGGCTGTTCCAAAGTGGAGATATCTTTTGATTTTAAAGGGGCTACTTGCGGAAAGACAGCAGGACATGAAGGAGGATTTGCAGTATTACTCTGCTAAGTATCAGGAACATCTAGTTGAAAGCAAACCCAACAGTCTTAGTCACAAAGTCTTAAATGGCAAAATTACCTCTGTGCTGAGATTCTTGGtccaaatgagagaaaataaatggaagaaaaacagaCTGGTCCTAAcattctttgtattatttatcACTTTGTTTTACTTGATTGTAGTCTTTCTACTAATTTAAAAGGTAGGAATTAAGGGACAAAGCCACACAATTGAAGCATAAATCACTTTGGATAAATCCAACTCCAGGGAGTAATAGGGGACAGAATACAGCAGGTTGCTTGAggtgttaatattttaataattacatatttttaaaagcaatatgcTGAATAATCCATGTACTCTATTTGCACACACAGCATGACTTTTATGTGTATCAATTGCACATGGGGAGTAGCTGcacttttttaatctttatatgtTTTAATCCAAAACAGAAGTAAATATAATAGTCCATAATAAGGACTAATGGAATATAACATTTAACTTCTTAAATAGATGCTGCACTGGACAGAGAGGATAAGAACAATTGTATCCACACACAGCTACTAGTATCTTCTTCTATGCTCTCAAATACTAAAAATGGTTGAAGCAATTTATTCCCAATATCAATGTATGTGATGTTTCCTTTtacaactaaattttaaaatagggcaCTTAGAAGAGAAACCCTCCTTTACTATAGTGAAATTAACAAATGTTAATGATATAGCCAGTTGTGGGGTTGTTTAAATACCTATATACCTAGAACTATGTATAATCAATTCTCAGTTATCTAAGTCAATGGAGAAAGAGATGGGAACTAATCAACAAATATAGCAAACTCACCAGTATTCCCCAAACTAATTCTAACCAATTGCTTCAATCTAGAAGCTATCTAACTTCTTACTAGAACAGATGAAAGTAGCAGCATGTCTGAGTGTCACCAACTGCCCATCCCCTCTCTTTCCCTGCAGCATTAAACAGCACTGAATGCTCATGAAGGTAGAGAGAGAAGGCAAATGAAATAACTGAGAACTGACCATATAGACATACCCACCCAAAGCATGCTTATGGACAGGAAGAATTTAAAACCCAAACTGTGAGCAAACTATTTTCATTTGCAAGAGCCCCAAGGTTTTCTACTTCTGCGTAGCTTTCAAAAGTATGACTTGAATTGAATTAGGGGTTGGAAGCATGTCAACAATCTGCTATCTATGCTATAGTGCACCCACGAAAGATTCTTAAACTCACTATTCATATTTTGATTCTTGTGCCCAAtgtgggaattaaaaaaaaaaaaaaaaacacgaaaaCAAATCATTGAgcatatgtaagaaaaaaaaaaaaaagaaagaaaactgaacatgTAACCCCTTGGTCACAAGCACACTAACTGTTTTCCTTGGAATAACAGAGAAACATGTCAAATCCTTTAATTTGACCTCTCTTCTAAAAGAAAGAACATGCACATCACACATTTACATTGGTTTACTAAAAAAGGGGGGTGGgcttacagtttaaaaaaataaagagggtggCTTGAGTGTAACAATACTGATTCAAAACTGAAATGGAAGACAGTTTCTCCCTAGAATACCTTAGGGTTTTTCAGAGTCCTTTTCCATAAAAGGAATATACTTGAAACACATCCCAGTTTGGTGAGATGAGATTGCTAAAATACatacagaactaaaaaaacaaaccagCAAAAAAAACGGAGTCAATTTAATCTTTCAACTCCTAATGTTTTACGTCTGTTTGCAGTCTTTCTTGCCTAACACCTATTGCATAACTGCAAGGAATTTGCTTTCTTCCGCGAGGGAGGTCAGCAAAGAACTCATGTCCCCGATAGCCATGTTGGTGGTGCTCACAGACAGGGCTGGGAATGGGAGGGACGCTCGTGGTGTGGTGAGGCGGGAGGAACTATGGGAAAGGTTCTGAATGATACTTGGGCTCAGGGCCCCTGACATCAGGCTGGAGTGGTCCCCGTCGTCTATGATGGCATCAAAATCAATCTGCACCCCTTCTAGGTCATGGCTGTCGAGGCTGTCAACTGTGCTTGTCACCTGGTTAGCACCCGGGGAAAGTAACTCAGAGTTTTCGGCACCGGCTCCCTGTAGCAGGCAGTTGGCatctgaaatggaaaatgaaccGGCTTTCGTATCTTGCTGACTGAAGCCCATGGTTTGGTCATAGAACTGACCAGAGTAATTCTGCATATTAGAACAGAGCTGCTGGGGCTGTCCTTGCATCTCCATCTTGATACCATTCACCCTGCAGGTTTGATTTGTGTCACTGAGCTGTCCTTGCTGCAGAGTGAGGCTGCCCCTTGGCATAGCCTGGCGCCTGCTGCCCCCATAGCTGGCACACGGTTGGTAGCCCCTGACAACTGCCAAGCTTGACGGTTGGCTGCTGATGCCATGAGTCCCCGGCAGGCAGCTCTCTGGCCCTTGATAGACATTGATGTGTGAGGTAGCACTAACCTGCCCTAGCATCTGCTGACCGGGGCGGCCTGCCCCCTGATGCTGCATGCTTTCACTGAGTAGTTGGTGAGTGAGGTACCCCTGTCCCATTGGGTCTTGGGTCTGCATGCCATTCACTGTGCTGCCAGCTGACTCATTTGGTGCCACGGACAGGCCAAAATCCAGTGGACCCCCACTCCCTTGCATGGTGGTGCCTTTCAGCTTCGAACCTTGTATGCCAGCACTGCACGCACTGTCTAGTGCACTAGGGGCCACTGGCTGCCTGTTGAGACAGCTCCCATACTGCTGGGCCTTATAGGGCTGTTCGTGGAAGGCATTTCCACTTATGCCAGTTCCACCGCCACTGTGGATCGCCAAGTGCTCTGGGCCACTGTAGGAGCTGCCATTCTCTCCCAGGGTCTGATAGCCCCCTGCAGGGCCAGTCCCACCCCTCCATGGATTCTGAGGGTGGACCACCATGTTGTTATATAACCCAAAGGCCCGGGCCTGCTGCATCCTGGACTGCTGGCCACATTTCAGCTTGGAGGAGGACAGGTCGGCACTTCCAGAGCTGACTTCATTCCACTGAATAGGCAAGTCGGTTTTGCTGCCTTCCGTGCAGGGCTGCTCCAGGGAACGGTACTGCTGGCCAATGTGGCTGTCTGGCAGCCCAGGTGGGTCAAAGTCGCTGGGCCCATGGGATACCTTGCTGTCATCTGAGGTGGTGCTCTGCAAGTGCTGTCCATACCCTGCTTGGTTCTGGGAATTTAAATACTGCACCACGTCATCCGGTAAGAAATCCTCATCGTTCAAGTTGGCATCGGCGTCCATGGTCAGGGACTCCAGAGTGACATTCTCGGTGATGCTGGGGGGGCAGGGGGACGTATGGAAGTGACGGGGCTGGCTTCCCTCAGGCCGGGTGTAATTCTGAAGCACTAAGTTTCGCTTTTCCACGGATGGAGGCAAACCCGGAGGATTGAAGCTGTTGAGGCTGCTGAAACGCTGAACCCTGGGTAGGGTCAGGTTCTCCGACACGGTCCGCACAGGGTCGCTGGCTCTCCTCACGCCGTTCCCCAGTGCATCATGAGGCATCAGATGGCGCCGGCCGTAGCTGTGGGCACCCCCGTCGCTGCATCTCCGCGGAGGGTGGACGGGAGGCAGGGTCACGCTGGCCTCCCTGCCATCCCCGAGCAGGGCCATCCTGGTCTTCAGGCTCAGCCTCTCCATGTGCGGCAGGGGCGTGGGTGGCGGCCCGCCGGTGGCAGCCGCGTACTTAGCCTTCAGGCGGTACTGCTGGGCGGGAGTGAGGCTAAGTAGACTGGGCAACCCATCGCCCTGGCTGGCCTCGCTGGACCTGCGTGAGGCGTCCGTGGAGATGGGGTCGTAGGAGTCCGCCACGCTGACGTTCTGAGGCCGGCCCTCGGCCTGCGAAGCCTCGCTGGACCTGCGGCTGGAGAAGCAGGGTGAGATTCCCGAGGAGCGGCGGCTGCTCAGGTAAGCAGAACTGATGGTGCTGGTGCTGCTGTCCCTCCTGTTGAGCATGTTCAGCATGGTGAGGTCCACCCCGGAGAGCTCACTTCTGTTCGGGAGAAGAGTCATGGGCCCGCCCGAACTGCAGTTATTACTGGACTGTGTGCCTGGAGAGACAGTGcggagagaagaaagggagggaggatgtgAGACTGAAGATAACTTTAGCTAGGTGTTAGTCAATGTTTTCTGCAAAGGGCTGGTAGGAACTTTTTTTGGCTTTCCAAGTCACTGTGGTCTCCACAAGCACAATTACTCCACTCTGCAGTCTGGCACTCAAATGGCCATAGACGAtcgtgaatgaatgaatgaataggtgTGGCTAGGTGCCAGGAATATCTTCCTTCCAAAATAAGGGGCAGGCTGTATGAACCCCAGGCTGTAGTTTGTAAATCCTTGACTTAAAGCACTAACAATTACTCCCTAAATTTGGTTAAGCTTCTCCACAGGTACTGTGCAAGAAGAAGACTTCTGAGATACACACAATGTTCAGGACCCTTGCAAATACAAGGGCCAAGGGTTATCCCATAAATTTCATATCCACACTCGgggttttctgtttatttctcatCCTACAAATAGGTAACATCTGAGTTGCTGGAGTGGCAAGGGTCACCTTTAGAATGTGATTCAGATATTAAGTGTCACCTCAGAAGCAAAAATTGACATGGGGGCTGACCATGGGGAAGGATATTTGTCTTTCCTTGAACTTGGC encodes the following:
- the Gli3 gene encoding transcriptional activator GLI3 is translated as MQPQSVQGLSKISEEPSTSSDERASLIKKEIHGSLPHLAEPSVPYRGTVFAMDPRNGYMEPHYHPPHLFPAFHPPVPIDARHHEGRYHYDPSPIPPLHVPSALSSSPTYSDLPFIRISPHRNPAAASESPFSPPHPYINPYMDYIRSLHSSPSLSMISAARGLSPTDAPHAGVSPAEYYHQMALLAGQRSPYADILPSAATAGAGAIHMEYLHAMDSTRFPSPRLSARPSRKRTLSISPLSDHSFDLQTMIRTSPNSLVTILNNSRSSSSASGSYGHLSASAISPALSFTYPSAPVSLHMHQQILSRQQSLGSAFGHSPPLIHPAPTFPTQRPIPGIPTVLNPVQVSSGPSESSQNKPTSESAVSSTGDPMHNKRSKIKPDEDLPSPGARGQQEQPEGTTLVKEEGDKDESKQEPEVIYETNCHWEGCTREFDTQDQLVHHINNDHIHGEKKEFVCRWLDCSREQKPFKAQYMLVVHMRRHTGEKPHKCTFEGCTKAYSRLENLKTHLRSHTGEKPYVCEHEGCNKAFSNASDRAKHQNRTHSNEKPYVCKIPGCTKRYTDPSSLRKHVKTVHGPEAHVTKKQRGDMHPRPPPPRDSGSHSQSRSPGRPTQGALGEQKDLSNTTSKREECLQVKTVKAEKPMTSQPSPGGQSSCSSQQSPISNYSNSGLELPLTDGGSVADLSAIDETPVMDSTISTATTALALQARRNPAGTKWMEHVKLERLKQVNGMLPRLNPILPPKAPAVSPLIGNGTQSSNNCSSGGPMTLLPNRSELSGVDLTMLNMLNRRDSSTSTISSAYLSSRRSSGISPCFSSRRSSEASQAEGRPQNVSVADSYDPISTDASRRSSEASQGDGLPSLLSLTPAQQYRLKAKYAAATGGPPPTPLPHMERLSLKTRMALLGDGREASVTLPPVHPPRRCSDGGAHSYGRRHLMPHDALGNGVRRASDPVRTVSENLTLPRVQRFSSLNSFNPPGLPPSVEKRNLVLQNYTRPEGSQPRHFHTSPCPPSITENVTLESLTMDADANLNDEDFLPDDVVQYLNSQNQAGYGQHLQSTTSDDSKVSHGPSDFDPPGLPDSHIGQQYRSLEQPCTEGSKTDLPIQWNEVSSGSADLSSSKLKCGQQSRMQQARAFGLYNNMVVHPQNPWRGGTGPAGGYQTLGENGSSYSGPEHLAIHSGGGTGISGNAFHEQPYKAQQYGSCLNRQPVAPSALDSACSAGIQGSKLKGTTMQGSGGPLDFGLSVAPNESAGSTVNGMQTQDPMGQGYLTHQLLSESMQHQGAGRPGQQMLGQVSATSHINVYQGPESCLPGTHGISSQPSSLAVVRGYQPCASYGGSRRQAMPRGSLTLQQGQLSDTNQTCRVNGIKMEMQGQPQQLCSNMQNYSGQFYDQTMGFSQQDTKAGSFSISDANCLLQGAGAENSELLSPGANQVTSTVDSLDSHDLEGVQIDFDAIIDDGDHSSLMSGALSPSIIQNLSHSSSRLTTPRASLPFPALSVSTTNMAIGDMSSLLTSLAEESKFLAVMQ